In Corylus avellana chromosome ca8, CavTom2PMs-1.0, the genomic stretch AATCCTTTATACTAAATAGCATATATATGAATGTCTAGAGAAATTATTTAACCAACAACAACCAACAACAACTCTTTTATTATGTGTCAAAAGTTTCCTTTGACCTTGTTAAGTAGATTGATACAATggggagtattttttttttttagtgagttCAGAATATTGCATGTTGAGACACCACACAATCCAAAATCTTAAGCTTATTAGTTTGGATCCAACAATATTATATAACCATTCACACTTCTTacatctttccaatgtgggactttttctttttacattcGCACATATAGGTGGGTTTAAGTTCTTAAAACTAtagatgataaaaataaaaaataaaaaataaagtttcatATCTTTCagtttaaaaattcattttcactTGATTGACACTCTGAAAAACAAGATCTTGAAATACAGAGTAAGTGCTGATGATGTAAATCCTTAGAAATTGGAAAAGAATAATGATGAGAAACAAGAATTCAACCATATCACTACTCTACACACTATTTGTAACCGAAATTTGATCCAAAATTCACAAACTATATCAGTACCCAGTAACAATTGAAACCAAATACCCTAAACAATTTGATAATAATTGATTTCATTGAAACCAAATTCAGTTGGAATAATAGGAGGGAAGTTGGACAGAGTTAAAGTGGTAAGCTTTGGTCCCAAATCGTTCAATTACTTCAACTTTTTTGGGCTGATCATGACAGATTTTTACATTGAAGGTGTTGGCGTTTCTATGTTTCGTTTATACTCTAAACTCAAATATGTGTAACAGATTTTCTAGTTCCTATATGGAATTTGAGATATTAATTGAATGGATAATGGAATGGATAGAATgattgaatatgaaagattggaTGGTAATTAGGAATGGGCACTTCAAGAAGCCCAAGAATCTCCGAGGCTGATTTGAGAACAGTTAATCTCCAATAAACCTTTTACTGAATAATCCTTTTCACGCCTTATACCATTTTATTACGAATCTTATATAGAGCTAGCCCTAAACTCAAGCCTAACTATTTGGGCCTTACTCACCAAAGGGCTTTGGCCCACTAACCTAATACACCCATTACACTTAATGAGTCCCTACTATTATATCACTATGATCAATTTCTAACTAGTAAGTAATAAATTATAGCTTGTTATTCTGATTTTTGTTGCTTATTTCGTTTCACAATTctaaattttacttttgttaattaagatattaaatttattattttctagtAGTTTAGCCTTCTTTTTATAACTTACCTTACATTTCACATATTGAGGCAATGTTTGAACCTAGCTATAACCGAAAGAGAGtgttacaatattaattaaatgaaaaaaattcatcatttattcTTAAGTTAACTAAGAATTTTaaacaagtggtgatttaacgcTTTTCAagttggacataaattttctaaaaaatcgcttttaaaagtgacatgtgtccttagcatgtgaaaaacatgtattttttttaatagcatgtgcttctcacataattttttataagcttaaataACATGTGTTGCTTTTAAATGCTTTTTTGTAGGAAATAAACCTGATtgtaggaaatttatgtccaagtTATTCGGGAAATATTACATCCCCCAAGGCTCAAACTAACACTAAATTTGCAATATCCAAGTTATTCGGAAAAAGAAGATATATTTTTCACATACATTTTAAGAATTGCATGTAAGGATCACATGCTCTAAAGACatattcaaatttaataaactaaattgaaaaaaatttctccaacttaatttggaggaaaattatATCCATCTTTAAGTGCTGGCATGAGGGggaaaatgatgttttttttttctttgtttcaaaTTGTAAAATGCTAGATTGATAAAGagctaaagaaaaatatatatgttgatgagaTTTTAGCAAGTAAAATCATTTTAATCTGATccctattatatatttaaaaatcattttttaataagtattaGTAGGAATAAATACTATATATGGACTTGAGGAGTCCATCCCGTGGACGGAGAGCAAGGAGTTAGGTGGCAGTATCCGAGCTATAAGAATATAGAAGATCACCAGCTTTAGAAGCTCATTCCCTACTGATCTCATCTCTCTGCTCTGCcgttgccatatatatatatatgccttaaAAAGCTAGcttcatgttttatatattcttCGATTGTGATTGAAGAATTCAATCGATTGGATTCGGTATTTAACATCACAAGGATGTACTCTTAGGGATCGGTCTCGACTTAAAAAAGCGTGACAATTTCATTCGGTTGATAAAACTTATATCCATGTACAACAAGAAAGTAGTTGAAATTGTCTTAGAAGATGCTTCACAAAATGCTAAATATACTTCATCTCATGAACATAAAATAGATTTTACATGTGCAATATATGATGGTACTAACTACAATTCATGAAGAAATTGGTgattcaaaattttgtattacTGTTGATGAAGCATGAGATGAGTTTAAGAGAGAACAAATgaccattttttattaatatttgctGACAAAGATAGTTTATACAAAAACACTTAATTCTTTGATCTTATCAATGTTAAAGATATATATCTCGGCGCTAACTTTGAAGaatgaaatatttgtttttctttctcatcaTTGTCTtcatatttaaaatattcattGACTGTGGTATGATGGTGATGGCAATATACATGGTCTGAGAAATATTATTTTCGCTTAAAACTAATTATGTTTCCTAACTCCCTCTTAAAGttgtatgtatatatgaaatttacACGCAAaactttcaagaaaacaacactTGTTATAAGTTTGTGGTTAAGTTAattatcatatcatatatatatatatataagtcgaGTTTTGGCTTAGAGAGTACGTAGAATGGCCTTGAACCCATGTTTTTTTGTGAGTGAACCAATCCTATTAGAGAGTGCCTAGAATTACGACACGTATCAAGGACAATAACATCAAACTCAGATTTAttccaacaaatccaaattATGTCCATGACATGCTTCTCATAGTTAACAACAAGGCCCCAATCTGgaacaattgcattttttaTCAAAGTCAGCTTTAGTTTCGTTTGCCCTAGTCTCAATCAAGCACACTAAACAAATCTTATGAAGTTTAACCTCCCTTTGTTTAGAGTGGTGATTTaaacccctcacattccaaATGAGAAGATTCATAAAGTAGGGGAAAACCCTCTCATCAACACCTCCTCTTCTCCCATTTTACTCTTTTACTTATCCAAAGATGTAGGAAAAGTAGAGCTATCCAGATTTATGGCCTTATCAATATCTTGTTGAAGAGAAGTAATAGCAGCTCCTGACCTTCTCACTTCTCTCAATTCATACTTTCCATCAGCTGGAGCTAATAAGTACCGAAAGGAATTAATTAGTCCAATGCTTCTTACTATCTTTTGCAATAGCCTTTGTAGTAGGAGTTCTCCTTGAAGACCTAACTTCACTCCAAGACTTCTGAGCTACCTCAGTAATAACTTTAGCTACATTCAAACGATTAGGTTTCACCCCAGTAAAACTGTCCTTCTTAGAGATAGGTTCAGTTTCCCTAGGCATCCAAATATCATATCATCTTCTCTTTTACACTCTGAATTGGATCCACAACCACAGCCATAGCTCGTTGATTCAGAGCTTCAAAACTCTGCAGAAAACAGATTTAAGCATATCAAGAATTTTTTATGAGGattataaaaaagtaataaaatattataattttgaagaaaatgacatGCTCaactcattctctctcctgGGATTGGGAACATCAGTTAATCCATttggaaggattttttttttttttttaactctgcAAGATAACCAGAACATTTACAAGCTTCTGTCATGGCAATCTCACTCACCATAAGACTCTGAGTTTTGGCTGTAGCTCCTTGACAGGGAGGGCAGATGAGGAAGTGCCTCAAACAGTATGATCCTGCTCAAATTACTGCCAAAGCATTGATCtgtttcaataataaatatgtaagcAATATCTGTGACACCCACTCAATACTAAAACTAGTTCCATTTCAACAAAAAGGCAGATTTACAATAAATTGTGAAGAATCCTATACATTCTCAAACTGAATATTGTAACATTCCATCGCTGATTGAGACAAACATATGTCTTTGATGGTATTGATCGCATCTAGTTAGAAATTGCAAGCCGTAAACTTTTGGTGCAGTCAATCTACCAACATCCACTTCTAAAGTGTATAGGGTCAacccaaaatgtatcaaaaatgtaGTCAGACGAAGCACAAAAATGTAGTCCGAATCCCATCAAGTTCACATAGCAAATGGATAAAGCAAAACTTGCCCCAAATCTCGTTCATAACAATTGTGTATGCCCAGAATTCTTTTTTATACAATATTTACAACAAATGAGAATTGTATGTATGCTAGTCTTGTTATTCAAGTTCAGTACTTTTTGAAAGATGACAGGCAGTTAGGAGGAGCAAAGGGTCCAAAATCAAAGCGTCTGACAGGCAAGGGGGCTGCAGATCCGGATTGACTCGGATGCTGCTGCTCACTTGAACCAACAACAGGCACACTGGTGGGATTAGATATTTCTGCAGCATCTTTGTTGGCCAGATCCTCCAGCTGCGCCTAGAAATTAAGGAAAGATttatatatccaaaaaaaaaaatagttgccAATAAAAAGGTAAGAACATTCAAGAAAACACCAATACGTACAAACCTTCATGAATGACTTCAATTGGGGCACCAAAGCAAACCGGTAGTCAAACATAGTTATCATCCTAGCTTTCAGCCTCGTCTGCCCCGTGGCAGCACAAGTCGCCGCGATTATAACATCAAGTTGGTAAAGCTGCGACACTTGACATGGTGAGAGACCATAATTAAGGAACAAGAATAGATAGATTCCAtatgcattaattaatttacctTTTGAGCCAGACGATTTTTCTGCCTATGGATTGccatttgaatttcaaaatctaCTTCTTCTAATTCCTTCATAATACTCCATATGATATCCAACTCAGCAGCAGCACCATCATCATCCTCACTCTTACTCTCGAGCGCTTTCCACCGTTTGAACAAGAGGGATACATAACCCCTTTTCCTATTTTCATCAACACTACATAACCTATCAACACTCACCAATGGTGTATCATATCTCAAATACTCGCCTTTTCTTTCGCACATTCGGCGCAAACGACGAGATTCATCTTCAACGATCTTGTACAACTTCATTCCCAGACGTTGGCTAGCTTTTCTCAGACTTTtccatttctttatttgttCCCCAATTGTAGGACCTTCCGTCCATAGCCAAGAAACAAAAGCATCACTATCACAATCAGCAACACAAAAATCTTCAGCATTAATTGAAGTTAACACTGCAATTCCATTGTCCGGCTCAACAGTCTCTCCTCGCAAGAACCGGACATCGAAAAGGAGAGCTGATAAGTCGCTGCTGAAAAAAACACTCTCTCGAGTGTTGCCCCAAAACCAGTTATTGCCTCTAACGTCTTCCTCCGAAATGATATCACCAAGACAATGCAAAGCGCAAGCTTTTTCCAAACCTTCCAACAACTGAAGAACAAGATTGAGCTCCGGAGCTTCCAAAGAGCATATCAATTGGGGCGTTTGGTGAAGCCAAAGATCCATAATCACCGATTTAGGAATATTATGGTTTTTTTGCAGCAATTCGATTATCAAATTCTGCAGCGCATCCAGAGTGCTACAAACAAGACATTTTCTACCCGTAAACAATTGCAGTTTCGCACGAATTCTCTTTATCATTTCTGCCCGCTCACTGTCTTCAACATAATTAGGCCAATCTGCAGTACTGGCGGTGGTGGCGGAGGCGGAAATCGATTCCACTGGCTTCCAAATGCCGTTTTTGACCATATGAATTGCCCATTCGGGAGCTCCATCCGGCAAAAGAGATTGACAACTATCCGATATGGATAGAGTAGGTATATGACCCATAAGATGCTTCTCGATATCTGGATCCAAAACCCTGTCTTCGCAGTAAGAGCACGCCCAAAACCTCCAAATCTTCTTTGCCTTAGTGTAATCAATCGCTTCCGTCAAAAGTTTCTTTGCCATTCGAAACTTATTCTTATCGAAATACACTTTGAGATCTTCGATCCCGATTCTCAACaacttcctcttttctttcacACTCATCTTGTCGTTCCAGAACGCCCTGACTCGACTGATCGTAGCGACGTCGTTGGACTCGAATTCCTTGTGTTTCttgatcttctttttctttgccaaCAGATCAAAATCCGGAGGCGCCCTCCGCCCTGGGATCCCCCACTTTTTCAGTTGGGCACCCTCAAACTCGGCCTTTACCTTCCCCAGGGAATTATCCTCTACGAGCCGTTTCCATTTGTCCCTCCTGTTCCCACCTTCAAGAACGATGATCCGGCACTTGGATTTCTCTGCCAGCTCCACGATAACCTCCCTGATCTTCTCAAGCCGCGAAGCCTGGACCGGGACTTTGTACCCTGGCTCCGTCGGGTTCTCGATCAGCAACGCGTGATCGCATTCCTGGACCACGGCATCGTACGAACCGGCGTCGTTTCGGGCGAGTTGGAAGCGCAAGACGGCGTGGAAGAGTGCAAAGGAGATGGAGTTCGGGGAAAGCGCTAGAGCTTGGCGTGAGGACTCGACAGCGTCGTTGAGGCATTTGAGTCTGCCGGTGGTAGAGTCGCAGAGCAATGCCGTTTTGTAGTGGAGGAGGCTTTGGCTGCTGAGCATAATCTCCGGGTGGGAAAGGATGAACTCCACGGCTTCGGTGCTGTGATCCTCACCGCAGAGGGCAATAAGGCATTCTTGGCGNNNNNNNNNNNNNNNNNNNNNNNNNNNNNNNNNNNNNNNNNNNNNNNNNNNNNNNNNNNNNNNNNNNNNNNNNNNNNNNNNNNNNNNNNNNNNNNNNNNNATTACTCTTGTTGTATTTCCTTCTTCAAAGAAGATGGGATTTGGCtttgaagaaagagagacaataGAAAGCAAtgaccatcttcttcatcatcatacTTATACCGTTGAAGTCAGCTCTCTACTACCATCAACTACTTGCAGCCCTTCTACCAAAGGTATTTAATTTTTCACACAACGTATTTGAAAAATTGCATCCTCcattaatcttattaaaaatatatgtaaaaatcaCTCACCGATTGTGAATTCAAAACACAGATCCTAATAGAAAGGCATCATTGAAAGTGATACACAAATATGGTCCATGCTCCCAACTTTACCAAGACAAAGCAAAACCTCCCACCCATGCTGAAATCCTGCAACAAGACAAGTTAAGGGTGAAGTCAATCCACTCCAAGCTCTCCAACAAGTTGGCTGGCAGCGGCAGTGATTTGAGAGACTTAAAGACCTCCACGAATATCCCGGCCAAGTCCGGTAGCACCTATGACACGGGCAACTACGTTGTGACCAGGGACGGAGCCAAGAAATGTTATGGGAGGGGGCCgaccaaaattttttatttcggttctttagaatttttttattaaaaaaaaattattttggttgttttttatgaactaaagactattgtaagggccaaaaaaagtgagcatttgaaagtaagggccaaaaaatagacatttgaaagtaaggatgaaaaataaaaaaacttaatgggtatgacccaaaaaaattacgaatagggccaaaagtttttattagatatggccaaaaaatctaaaaatagggctatttttttttttttttttttttggaggggggcAAATGACTAATTAAACTTAAAacattactttaatttttatttattattattattattttttttttttacttataatttttttttcttccttatctgGGGGGGACCATGCTCCCTCCGTCTCTGGTTGTGACCGTCGGCCTCGGCACACCCAAAAAGGACTTGACACTCATATTTGATACCGGCAGCGACCTCACTTGGACCCAATGTGAGCCTTGCGCCGGAAGTTGCTACAATCAAACGGAAACAATCTTTGACCTATCAGCATCCAACACTTACACAAATATCACTTGTAGCTCAAATTTGTGCTCTATGCTCCGTTCTGCCACAGGTATTTCTAATTTAATTAATCATACTCATGATCATGTCACGCACGCGCGTGAAATTTAACTAAAAGAagtattttcaaaaatcatatttatttattgtcagGAAATTATTACAATATTGTACAAGATAGATAAATTCTAATTGCATGCACGTATATAATAGAATCAttatttttgggaaattttataattactgCCAAATACTGCTAGTTTATATAATAATGCATGGAACCCACCGCATTGCTCTTCCTCCTCCACATCATGCATGTACACCGCAAACTATTACGACAAGTCGTATTCGGTTGGATTCTTCGGCAAAGAGGGTTCGACAACTTCCTATTCGGCTGCGGCCAGAACAACCGCCTCTTCGGCGGCTCTGCCGGGCTGCTCGGCCTTGGCCGTGACCGGCTCTCCGTCGTCCAACAAACCGCACCCAAGTACGGCCGCTTCTTCTCCTACTGCCTCCCTTCAAGTGCCAGCTCCACCGGCCACCTCACCTTCGGGAGAGGCACCTACAACGCTTCCAAAGCCGTCAGATTCACGCCCTTGTCGAAGGTCTCAGAGGGGGTGCCGTTTTATGGACTCAAAACCATGGGAATAAGCGTCGGAGGAAGAAGGCTAGCGATCGTGCCCTCGGTTTTCTCGGCCTCCGGGACCTTCATCGACTCGGGGGTTGTCATCACGCACCTGCCGCCCGCGGCGTACAGCGCGTTGAGGACTGCGTTTCGGGAGGCCATGAAAGCATACCCTCTCACGGACGCGCTCACGATACTGGACACGTGCTACGATCTCAGCAAGTACGACAAGATTAAGTTCCCGAAAATAACCTTGTCATTCAGTGGTGACATCAACGTGGAGCTGGACCAGGCGGGGGTGTTCTTCGCTGAAAAAGTCTCGCAAGTTTGTTTGGCATTTGCCGGGAATGAAGATGCGAAAAACGCCGCAATCCTTGGGAACGTTCAGCAGCAGAGGTTGGAGGTGGTGTACGATGTTGCCGAAGGGTGGGTTGGGTTTGGGCCTGCCGGTTGTAGCTGATTGATAAATGATTAAGGACGgctaatatataaataaattttagctTCCGAAAAATCTTATATCAGATACGTTAAAAAcaattgatgaaattttttaagaaaaaatatgttGATTCAAATTCGACATCTAATATTCCTCAAACTTCAACTCCCGAGCATCACCTTTCTAAGATTGCATGAATTGAATTTCAAGAAATTGAGTTGATATCTACGACATGATCCAGGGTTATGTCTTCACATGTTGCAATATCCAATCAACCGAATGAAATTAGAGGCGTATATTTTAAAgcttgtctatatatatagcttcACTCATTATGATGATTTTGGATATTCACTTTCAGGAACTGAAAAAATCGTCGGATACTTTAATCATTTTGGTATAAGATGTTTCATATATTggttaaaatattttcttccaaaagatGTTGCATATTGTTTACCCTGTATCTTTTGGTAAAACGCCAATGAGACAACTTGGAGCTAATGCATTTACTATTGAAAGATTTCGTAATTAGAAAAAGATATTGGTATGAATGGTCCTTTTTTGGTCTATATGGGAAAAACCCATGTTCATTTCATAATAATGTTGTTGAGTGTTAAGACACTTTGATGAAACTAATCTCAACATATTGATAATGTGATATATGAgcaaatttcataaaaaaaaaaaaataaaaaaaattgaataatcgATTATGATTGAAGACTTCAATTGATTGGATTCGGTATTTAACATTTCAAGGATGTACTCTTAGGGTTCATAATGAGGGTCTCGATTTGAAAAAGCATGACAATTTCCTTAGGTTGATAAAACTTATATCCATGTACAACAAGAAAGTTGTTGAAATTGTCTTAAAAGATGCTTCACGAAATGCTAATTATACTTCAACTCATGAACATAAAATAGATTTACATGTGCAATGATGGTACTAATTGCAATTCATGAAGAAATTGGTGAttcaaattttgtattattgttGATGAAGCATAAGATGAGTTTAAGAGAAAacaaatgaccatttttttattaatatttgttgACAAAGATGATTTTATACAAGAACACTTAATTCTTTGATCTTATCAATGTTAAAGATACACTGGCGCTAACTTTGAAGaatgaaatatttatttttctttttcatcattGTCTCATATTCAAAATATTCATTAACAATGGTATGATAGTACTAGCAATATGCATGGTCTGAGAAATAATGTTAATATGCATGGTCTTAGAAATAATGTTCGCTTAAAACTAATTTTGTTTCCTAACTCCCTCTTAAagttatatgtatatatgaaatttacATACGAAACTTTCAAGAAAACAATACTTGTTATGAGTGTGTGGTAaagttatcatatatatatatatatatatataagccgagtTATGGCTTAGAGAGtgtagaattgcgacacgtgtcctaaaCTTATGTTTTTTTGTGAGTGAACCGGTCCTATTAGAGAgtgcctagaattgcgacacatATCAAGGACAATAACATCAAACTCAGATTTAttccaacaaatccaaattctGCCCGTGACATGCTTCTCATAGTTAACAACAAAGCCTCAATCTGgaacaattgcattttttaTCAAGTCAGCTTTAGTTTCCTTAACCCTAGTCTCAATCAAGCACACTAAACCAATCTTATGAAGTTTAACCTCCCTTTGTTTGGAGGGGTGATTTaaacccctcacattccaaATGAGAAGATTCATAAAGTAGGGAAAAACCCTCTCATCAACACCTCATCCTCTTCCCCCATTTCACCCCAGTAAAACTGTCCCTCTTAGAGATAGGTTCAGTTTCCCTAGGCATCCAAATATCATATCATCTTCTCTTTTACACTCCGAATTGGATCCACAACCACAGCCACAGCTCGTTGATTCAGAGCTTCAAAACTCTGCGGAAAACAGATTTAAGCatatcaataatattttttatgaggattataaaaaagtaataaaatattataattttgaagaaaatgacatGCTCAACCCATTCTCGCTCCTGGGATTGGGAACATCAGTTAACCACAGCCAACCATTTTCATTTATCCatcctcttccctttctctccCTCTTGGTATCCTTTCTCTCTGTTTCAGACAAGTCTAGCAACCACTAATaatctccctccctctctttttctcttacTCTCTTGTTCCCTCcatccctccctccctccctccctcaagcagaaaaaataaaaaggaaaagaaaaagaaatacataaGAATTATCTACACAACCTGCTGCGTATTTATGTCTATTGTACTTTTCGCCCATttggaaggatttttttttt encodes the following:
- the LOC132189508 gene encoding uncharacterized protein LOC132189508; the encoded protein is MLSSQSLLHYKTALLCDSTTGRLKCLNDAVESSRQALALSPNSISFALFHAVLRFQLARNDAGSYDAVVQECDHALLIENPTEPGYKVPVQASRLEKIREVIVELAEKSKCRIIVLEGGNRRDKWKRLVEDNSLGKVKAEFEGAQLKKWGIPGRRAPPDFDLLAKKKKIKKHKEFESNDVATISRVRAFWNDKMSVKEKRKLLRIGIEDLKVYFDKNKFRMAKKLLTEAIDYTKAKKIWRFWACSYCEDRVLDPDIEKHLMGHIPTLSISDSCQSLLPDGAPEWAIHMVKNGIWKPVESISASATTASTADWPNYVEDSERAEMIKRIRAKLQLFTGRKCLVCSTLDALQNLIIELLQKNHNIPKSVIMDLWLHQTPQLICSLEAPELNLVLQLLEGLEKACALHCLGDIISEEDVRGNNWFWGNTRESVFFSSDLSALLFDVRFLRGETVEPDNGIAVLTSINAEDFCVADCDSDAFVSWLWTEGPTIGEQIKKWKSLRKASQRLGMKLYKIVEDESRRLRRMCERKGEYLRYDTPLVSVDRLCSVDENRKRGYVSLLFKRWKALESKSEDDDGAAAELDIIWSIMKELEEVDFEIQMAIHRQKNRLAQKLYQLDVIIAATCAATGQTRLKARMITMFDYRFALVPQLKSFMKAQLEDLANKDAAEISNPTSVPVVGSSEQQHPSQSGSAAPLPVRRFDFGPFAPPNCLSSFKKETEPISKKDSFTGVKPNRLNVAKVITEVAQKSWSEVRSSRRTPTTKAIAKDTPADGKYELREVRRSGAAITSLQQDIDKAINLDSSTFPTSLDK